Part of the Desulfotomaculum sp. genome, ATTGCGTAATTCCAATCACCATGGAACTCGGAGCGCTCCAAGCGCACAGTGTTAAGTTCGGCATCGGACACCCGCACGCCGGTCGGGTACTCGTTGTTATCGAGTTGGCGCCTCACCTTAAGGCCGGCGGCGGTGGTAGTGTTGGCGATGAGGCTGACGATAGCCTCGTGGCTGGAAAGGGGGCGACCGCGCCAGGTTTGGGTGATGTAGGGGAAGAGG contains:
- a CDS encoding ISAzo13 family transposase — translated: LFPYITQTWRGRPLSSHEAIVSLIANTTTAAGLKVRRQLDNNEYPTGVRVSDAELNTVRLERSEFHGDWNYAIRPQEQL